A stretch of Aristophania vespae DNA encodes these proteins:
- a CDS encoding glycosyltransferase family 39 protein — translation MKDFFSTSHLKIILGGGLLCVIALRLVLAAFLPLSPDEAYYWLWSKSPQLSYMDHPPMVALWIKAGTLLFGDRPLAIRFLGPLASFLGTIFLSLTGKKLFPYSQKRALYGAILLNCTLMFGLGMVIMTPDTPLFFFSILTLWAFIQVLDEKRPLPSILWWLCVGLCLGLAFDSKYTACFLGLGMVVYAIMCRPKLFLKIGPWIGVLTCLITISPVIIWNANHHWISFFKQGSRVGDWHPHRALTFISELVAGQIGLATPLIALICVGGFMKSRKEKPALFWLVSPGIIILLFHAFGDRVQANWPAILYPALMLSAGLILWLQRWVISIGVICALTIVIQALFAPLALSAHWDPIARQVRGWEALTEELVSQAHASHSQALYVKDYALASILAYHDKLNFPIISPDKRWHYLGARPKNSYQNVLVVAEKRKALTKVQGVVTRYFNKRELRSYSYESGTMRSGFLVK, via the coding sequence ATGAAAGATTTTTTCTCAACATCTCATTTAAAGATAATTTTAGGCGGAGGGCTATTATGCGTTATAGCTCTGCGCCTTGTTCTGGCGGCTTTTTTGCCTCTGTCACCTGACGAAGCCTATTATTGGCTTTGGTCAAAATCTCCTCAGCTTAGCTATATGGATCATCCTCCAATGGTCGCGCTGTGGATAAAAGCAGGGACTCTACTTTTTGGTGACCGCCCATTAGCTATTAGGTTTTTAGGGCCTTTAGCGTCTTTCCTTGGCACAATTTTCCTAAGTCTTACGGGAAAAAAGCTTTTTCCTTACTCTCAAAAAAGAGCTTTATATGGTGCAATTCTACTAAATTGCACATTAATGTTTGGCTTGGGGATGGTCATTATGACTCCCGATACGCCTTTGTTCTTTTTCTCTATTTTAACGCTTTGGGCCTTTATACAGGTGCTTGATGAAAAGAGGCCCTTACCATCAATTTTATGGTGGCTATGTGTCGGTTTATGTCTTGGTTTAGCTTTTGACTCGAAATATACGGCCTGTTTTTTAGGGCTGGGTATGGTCGTTTACGCTATTATGTGCCGCCCAAAGCTTTTTTTGAAAATAGGGCCCTGGATAGGGGTTTTAACGTGTTTAATCACAATAAGCCCGGTGATAATATGGAACGCAAACCATCACTGGATCAGTTTTTTTAAACAAGGTAGTCGGGTAGGTGACTGGCATCCTCATAGAGCACTAACCTTTATTAGTGAATTAGTGGCAGGTCAAATTGGTTTAGCAACGCCACTTATAGCGCTCATCTGTGTTGGGGGCTTCATGAAGTCCCGAAAAGAAAAGCCGGCTTTATTCTGGCTAGTCAGTCCAGGAATAATTATCCTGTTATTCCATGCCTTTGGAGACAGGGTGCAGGCAAACTGGCCTGCAATTCTTTATCCAGCCTTAATGTTGTCAGCCGGCCTTATTTTATGGCTTCAGAGATGGGTTATTTCTATAGGGGTAATTTGCGCTTTAACTATAGTGATTCAGGCCTTATTTGCCCCCCTTGCTTTATCAGCTCACTGGGATCCTATAGCGCGGCAGGTAAGAGGGTGGGAGGCTTTGACAGAAGAGCTCGTTAGTCAGGCTCATGCCAGCCATAGTCAGGCACTTTACGTAAAAGATTACGCTTTAGCCTCTATTTTAGCCTATCATGATAAGCTGAATTTTCCCATTATCAGTCCAGATAAAAGATGGCATTATTTGGGAGCACGCCCCAAAAATTCATATCAGAATGTGCTTGTTGTTGCTGAAAAACGGAAAGCTTTAACAAAGGTGCAGGGTGTCGTAACAAGATATTTTAATAAACGCGAGCTACGGTCTTATAGTTATGAGAGTGGCACTATGCGCAGCGGTTTTCTTGTTAAATAA
- the trxB gene encoding thioredoxin-disulfide reductase, translating into MPNSHRTKVLVVGAGPAGYTAAIYAARAGLDPILVTGLQPGGQLTITDDIENFPGFAAPVQGPWLMEQMREQAQQVGTRIIYDLITEAHLKKGRDAEGYFHLKGDSGDDYLAQTVIIATGAQAKWLNIPSEAKFQGSGVSACATCDGFFFRGKVVAVIGGGNTAVEEALYLTHHASTVHLIHRRDSLKAEHILQERLFANPKIKIHWNRAVSEIKGSGTPEVVSSIVLTDTQNPQKTEILSIDGAFIAIGHTPSIGPFRDEVKCDQEGYILTKPGTTQTSIEGIFAAGDIQDKIYRQAVTAAGTGCMAALEAERFLDHNLIVTLTGQ; encoded by the coding sequence ATGCCTAACAGTCACCGCACGAAAGTACTTGTTGTAGGGGCGGGACCCGCAGGCTACACAGCCGCCATTTATGCGGCTAGAGCAGGATTAGACCCTATTCTTGTTACAGGACTACAACCTGGCGGGCAATTAACCATCACTGATGATATTGAGAATTTCCCCGGCTTTGCGGCCCCCGTTCAGGGACCGTGGCTTATGGAGCAAATGCGCGAACAGGCTCAACAAGTCGGTACTCGTATTATATATGACCTTATTACAGAAGCTCACCTTAAAAAAGGACGTGATGCTGAGGGGTATTTTCATCTTAAAGGTGATAGTGGCGATGACTATTTGGCGCAAACCGTCATTATTGCAACTGGAGCACAGGCAAAATGGCTAAACATTCCTTCTGAGGCAAAATTCCAAGGAAGTGGGGTTTCAGCCTGTGCCACATGTGACGGTTTTTTCTTTAGAGGAAAGGTCGTTGCCGTTATTGGTGGCGGTAATACCGCTGTTGAGGAAGCCTTATATCTCACCCACCATGCCAGCACAGTCCATCTCATTCATCGTCGGGATAGTTTAAAAGCAGAACATATTTTGCAAGAACGCCTTTTTGCAAACCCCAAAATTAAAATACACTGGAATCGCGCCGTTAGTGAAATCAAGGGAAGTGGCACCCCAGAAGTTGTTTCGAGCATCGTATTAACCGATACTCAAAATCCTCAAAAGACGGAAATTCTATCTATTGATGGTGCCTTTATTGCAATTGGACACACACCAAGTATTGGACCATTTCGCGACGAAGTAAAATGTGACCAAGAAGGGTATATCCTAACAAAACCTGGAACAACTCAAACATCCATAGAGGGTATTTTTGCAGCTGGTGATATTCAGGATAAAATTTACAGGCAAGCTGTGACCGCCGCTGGCACGGGGTGCATGGCCGCTTTAGAAGCTGAAAGATTTTTGGATCATAACCTCATAGTAACTCTTACTGGGCAATAA
- a CDS encoding LysR family transcriptional regulator: MDWDKLRIFHTVAEAGSFTHAGDRLNLSQSAVSRQISALEDVLGVPLFHRHARGLILTEQGEMLHRTAREVFSKLALAQAYLSENREHAKGKIKVTTTTGFGFSWLTPRLHRFLETHPDIDVTVLLEDKDLDLSMREADVAIRLHPPTQPDLIQRHLASFSLPIYASRSYLEKAGTPEKLEDLEHHNLIGFAGRHLPLPNVNWLVERLVKEKTFPALKVRMAVNNISAVGNAISTGIGIGVLPQYTAQAYPDLVRILSDVHCPQMNAYFVYPEELRTSKRIAAFRDFLITELNETHK, encoded by the coding sequence ATGGACTGGGACAAATTGCGGATTTTTCACACCGTGGCAGAAGCAGGCTCTTTTACGCATGCAGGTGACCGGTTAAATCTGAGCCAATCCGCAGTTTCCAGGCAGATTTCTGCCCTTGAAGATGTTCTTGGAGTTCCTCTTTTTCACCGGCATGCACGCGGTCTCATTCTAACTGAGCAAGGTGAAATGCTGCACCGTACAGCAAGAGAGGTTTTTTCAAAATTAGCGCTAGCCCAAGCTTATTTGAGTGAAAATCGTGAACATGCAAAAGGTAAGATTAAAGTTACCACGACAACAGGTTTTGGATTTTCGTGGCTAACGCCCCGCCTCCACCGTTTTCTTGAAACGCATCCTGATATTGATGTAACCGTTTTACTTGAAGATAAAGATCTGGATTTAAGCATGAGAGAGGCTGACGTTGCCATTAGGCTACACCCTCCTACTCAGCCTGATCTTATTCAACGTCATTTAGCCAGTTTTAGCCTGCCAATTTATGCAAGCCGTTCTTATCTTGAAAAAGCTGGGACACCAGAAAAACTTGAAGATTTGGAGCACCATAATCTTATAGGGTTTGCTGGTCGTCATTTGCCCCTTCCAAATGTGAACTGGCTCGTGGAACGGCTGGTAAAAGAAAAGACTTTTCCCGCATTAAAAGTGCGCATGGCTGTTAATAATATTTCTGCTGTTGGAAATGCTATATCTACAGGAATAGGTATAGGAGTTTTACCTCAATATACAGCGCAGGCTTACCCGGATTTAGTGCGTATTTTATCTGATGTGCACTGCCCACAAATGAACGCATATTTTGTTTACCCAGAGGAACTCAGAACCTCAAAGAGGATAGCTGCCTTCCGGGATTTTCTTATCACTGAGCTTAATGAAACTCATAAATAA
- a CDS encoding HU family DNA-binding protein: MTRAELIARLINDLPSLPPRQVEAAFQKIMDIIAQNLADGNRVELRGFGSFGLRGHSAHEGRNPKTGAKVTVEQKKVPYFRAGKKLKKVVDQLHKDT; encoded by the coding sequence ATGACGAGGGCAGAATTAATAGCACGATTAATAAATGATCTGCCATCTTTGCCACCTCGTCAGGTAGAAGCGGCCTTTCAAAAAATCATGGATATAATCGCTCAAAATCTTGCTGATGGAAACCGTGTCGAATTACGTGGTTTTGGTAGTTTTGGCCTTAGAGGACATTCAGCTCATGAAGGGCGGAATCCTAAAACTGGTGCCAAGGTTACTGTTGAACAAAAAAAAGTTCCCTATTTTCGTGCGGGGAAAAAACTTAAAAAGGTTGTCGACCAATTACATAAAGATACATAA
- a CDS encoding MucR family transcriptional regulator — MSEHNGREQLLQLTAEIVIAKVSNSHLPVEDLPKIIKDVYSALAGQDHSNKKSEAALTQQPAVTIRKSVYPDYIICLEDGKKLKMLKRHLKSAYGMTPEQYREKWGLPPEYPLVAPNYAKRRSYLAREIGLGRNIGSAPDGVRGARKAD; from the coding sequence ATGTCAGAGCATAATGGCCGTGAGCAGCTTCTGCAATTAACAGCAGAAATTGTAATAGCGAAGGTTTCAAATTCTCATTTACCAGTAGAAGACCTTCCCAAAATCATCAAAGATGTTTACTCAGCTCTGGCCGGCCAGGATCATTCTAATAAGAAATCTGAAGCTGCTTTGACCCAGCAGCCTGCTGTAACTATTAGAAAGTCAGTCTATCCTGATTACATCATCTGCTTAGAAGATGGCAAAAAACTTAAAATGCTTAAGCGACATTTAAAAAGTGCGTATGGCATGACGCCCGAGCAATATCGCGAGAAATGGGGCCTTCCTCCAGAATACCCACTCGTTGCACCTAATTACGCAAAGCGCCGCTCTTACTTAGCGCGTGAAATTGGACTGGGACGTAATATTGGTTCTGCTCCAGATGGTGTCCGTGGCGCACGCAAAGCAGATTAA
- a CDS encoding UdgX family uracil-DNA binding protein (This protein belongs to the uracil DNA glycosylase superfamily, members of which act in excision repair of DNA. However, it belongs more specifically to UdgX branch, whose founding member was found to bind uracil in DNA (where it does not belong), without cleaving it, appears to promote DNA repair by a pathway involving RecA, rather than base excision.), whose protein sequence is MPTIMLVTESDFLGWHAWTKSLLAQHISKNEIKWVIKSTDIIYKNNFTRDLPETEFLLNIPRKIVSLIIAVFYSGNDERFSLLYELLEKIRDKEPLDEKKDPLLLRLIDISHRAKKEALQIRQKLPHTRFTHHSVIRINSPVALLDSQAYALFAQRPEAWLIRTPGRIICSYQKQLFFSPDAPESILNNDEALFEFAQTHGIRSDQNDLWRSLIPFRIRPHAEFIEKAPNLTVLQAYAADCQLCELCTPASRTVFGEGNQEARLMFVGEQPGDQEDLQGRPFVGPAGQLFDNALNECGFDREKAWVTNAVKHFRFTPRGSRRIHQKPEAKHIHACAPWLKRERDIIRPKVTIMLGVTGGSAVLGRPITVSRERSKILTLLDGSIGLVTVHPSYLLRQPDEESRSREYAHFIADLKLAFSALP, encoded by the coding sequence ATGCCGACCATAATGCTCGTTACAGAAAGTGATTTTCTAGGATGGCACGCTTGGACAAAATCGTTACTAGCGCAACATATTTCCAAAAATGAAATTAAGTGGGTTATTAAAAGTACCGATATTATTTATAAGAACAACTTTACGAGAGACCTGCCTGAAACAGAATTTTTACTAAATATTCCTAGGAAAATTGTCTCTTTAATCATTGCGGTATTTTATTCGGGAAATGATGAGCGTTTCTCCCTTCTCTATGAGTTATTAGAAAAAATCAGGGATAAAGAACCTCTTGATGAAAAAAAAGATCCTCTTTTGCTAAGGCTCATAGATATTAGTCACAGGGCCAAAAAAGAAGCTTTACAAATTAGGCAAAAACTCCCTCATACGCGTTTTACACATCATTCTGTTATCAGAATAAATAGCCCAGTTGCTCTTTTGGACAGCCAGGCCTATGCCCTTTTTGCCCAGAGACCAGAGGCATGGTTAATAAGAACACCAGGTCGCATTATATGCTCATACCAAAAACAATTATTCTTTTCTCCAGATGCCCCTGAGTCGATTTTAAATAATGATGAAGCTTTATTCGAGTTTGCTCAAACACACGGTATAAGAAGTGATCAGAATGATTTATGGCGTTCTCTTATTCCTTTTCGCATAAGACCTCATGCAGAATTTATAGAAAAAGCACCAAATTTGACAGTATTACAAGCTTACGCAGCTGACTGCCAATTATGTGAACTTTGCACACCTGCATCACGCACAGTATTTGGCGAAGGCAATCAGGAAGCCAGGCTTATGTTTGTCGGTGAGCAACCAGGTGACCAAGAAGACCTACAGGGCCGCCCTTTTGTTGGACCGGCTGGGCAATTATTTGATAATGCTCTCAATGAATGTGGCTTTGATCGAGAAAAAGCCTGGGTCACAAATGCCGTAAAGCACTTTCGATTCACCCCTCGCGGTTCCAGACGTATTCATCAAAAACCAGAAGCAAAACATATTCATGCTTGTGCACCTTGGCTCAAAAGAGAGCGCGATATCATCAGACCAAAAGTAACAATTATGCTGGGTGTAACAGGAGGTTCTGCAGTTTTGGGTCGCCCAATCACTGTTTCTCGTGAACGTTCAAAAATTTTAACTTTGCTTGATGGCTCGATCGGGCTAGTGACAGTTCATCCATCTTATTTATTACGTCAACCTGACGAAGAATCCCGGTCTAGGGAATATGCTCATTTTATTGCTGACCTCAAACTTGCTTTTTCAGCATTACCCTAA
- a CDS encoding FUSC family protein encodes MAIINAAIKRFSVPLKPVTKKRPFLSWIYAPSPEGFIFALRTTIASCIAIGIALWMELDSPAWAGMTVWAVAQLNRGESLSKARWRIIGTLIGALAAFVFMGLMPQSPWLFYPVIASWVGVCSGFATFCSNFRSYAFVLAGYTCAIICMAAVPDGNDLFMFAVSRASYIILGVVCETVIATIFSTDQEQHAHLKMRQKLESALILVSQTLVYVLGQDRIALTSARKQFGTILRINDEIEFSEIEMGAYGHEGDHARAALASVSALLSRGFGMATRLQLLTDEHPDFEVMTQEVLNFLSKFPKRLVKESELALLLEELQHLRDTCRQYASPMRLCVENPYQGQSVLTLAEAELLSSEDGVEVTTPELDERVLFVSLGELLGDFEQAITQYHASMHPIYGDHFRFNRHPSYDTKIAWHNGIRGALAIIITALIYEVTAWPSGTTFISLTSLICGLYATQENPVLGTTNFLKGTIVAWIVAWFLGFVFMPMVKTYEPLVIILGTAMFLGGLAKANPSTRRAAAAYCLLMPLMLGLHNHHVMDEVTYHNTNLAIVLAAVVSVGVFRSILPFDRDDERFRMRKTMLKELRSLANPNIAPQIGTWISHSTDRFSRLINHSEPSGSPLTEATIQGTLATLTLGLNIIRLRALMDREYLPESGRRPISLVLHYIERSTRNHARAARIARAAVRRLRELDTSEHDIITRLELTRALTYLVVIAHSLKTNSNFLDESRPFTGEGPRPSVHRHSFFFKKNSQIV; translated from the coding sequence ATGGCCATAATCAACGCTGCCATAAAAAGGTTTTCTGTTCCTTTAAAACCTGTCACGAAAAAGCGGCCTTTTCTTTCTTGGATATATGCCCCTTCTCCAGAAGGTTTTATTTTTGCTTTACGAACAACGATCGCTTCTTGCATCGCTATTGGTATCGCTCTTTGGATGGAGCTTGATAGCCCTGCCTGGGCAGGCATGACTGTATGGGCTGTCGCACAATTAAACCGTGGAGAAAGCCTATCGAAAGCCCGGTGGCGTATTATAGGCACCCTCATAGGAGCCTTGGCAGCGTTTGTCTTTATGGGACTGATGCCTCAATCTCCCTGGCTCTTTTATCCTGTTATAGCAAGCTGGGTTGGCGTCTGTAGCGGCTTTGCTACTTTTTGCAGCAATTTTCGGTCTTACGCTTTCGTTTTGGCAGGATATACATGTGCCATTATCTGCATGGCTGCTGTGCCAGACGGTAACGACCTCTTCATGTTTGCTGTTTCGAGAGCAAGTTATATTATTCTTGGCGTTGTCTGTGAAACTGTTATAGCCACGATTTTTTCAACTGACCAAGAGCAGCACGCTCACCTTAAAATGAGACAAAAGCTGGAATCAGCTCTGATTCTTGTGTCTCAAACACTGGTATATGTGCTTGGCCAGGATCGTATTGCTTTAACCTCTGCCCGTAAACAATTTGGCACTATTTTACGAATCAACGATGAAATTGAATTTTCTGAAATAGAAATGGGAGCATATGGTCACGAAGGTGACCATGCTCGTGCAGCCCTTGCTTCGGTTTCAGCACTTTTATCACGTGGTTTTGGAATGGCCACACGCCTCCAGCTTTTGACTGACGAGCATCCTGATTTTGAGGTCATGACGCAGGAAGTCCTGAACTTTCTGAGTAAATTTCCCAAACGGCTTGTTAAAGAATCAGAACTAGCCCTCCTTCTTGAAGAACTGCAACATTTGCGTGATACCTGCCGCCAATATGCGTCTCCCATGCGGCTTTGTGTAGAAAATCCTTACCAGGGACAGTCTGTTCTTACCTTAGCTGAAGCTGAACTTCTATCGTCAGAAGACGGTGTTGAAGTAACCACTCCAGAACTTGATGAACGTGTACTTTTTGTGTCTTTAGGTGAGTTATTAGGAGATTTTGAGCAGGCAATTACGCAGTACCATGCCAGCATGCATCCAATTTATGGTGACCATTTTCGGTTTAACCGCCATCCCTCTTATGACACTAAAATTGCTTGGCATAACGGTATTAGAGGCGCATTGGCCATTATCATTACCGCTCTTATTTATGAAGTGACAGCCTGGCCATCAGGCACAACCTTTATCAGCCTGACATCGCTCATATGTGGTTTATATGCCACGCAGGAAAACCCCGTTCTTGGCACAACAAATTTTCTGAAAGGGACAATCGTAGCGTGGATTGTAGCCTGGTTTTTAGGTTTTGTTTTTATGCCTATGGTCAAGACCTATGAACCACTTGTCATTATTTTGGGCACCGCCATGTTTTTGGGAGGGCTTGCAAAAGCGAACCCATCAACACGTCGCGCGGCGGCAGCTTATTGCCTGTTAATGCCCCTTATGTTGGGCCTGCATAACCACCATGTAATGGATGAAGTGACCTATCATAACACCAATCTGGCTATAGTTTTAGCCGCAGTTGTCAGTGTTGGTGTTTTTCGCAGTATTTTACCATTTGATCGCGACGATGAACGCTTTAGGATGCGTAAGACGATGCTAAAAGAATTACGCTCTTTGGCTAATCCAAATATTGCACCACAAATTGGCACGTGGATCAGCCATAGTACCGATCGATTCTCTCGCCTTATTAATCATTCAGAGCCGTCCGGTTCTCCGCTGACCGAGGCCACAATTCAGGGAACTCTGGCGACTCTTACGCTCGGACTTAACATTATCCGCTTGCGGGCTCTGATGGACCGTGAATATTTGCCTGAAAGTGGAAGGCGCCCTATTAGTCTAGTATTACACTATATTGAGCGTTCAACACGTAATCATGCTCGTGCAGCCCGCATAGCCCGGGCTGCTGTGAGGCGGTTAAGAGAACTTGATACATCAGAGCATGACATCATTACACGGCTGGAGCTTACCAGGGCTCTAACTTATCTCGTCGTTATAGCCCATTCACTCAAAACAAATAGCAACTTCCTTGACGAGAGCAGGCCCTTTACAGGTGAAGGCCCACGCCCCTCAGTCCACCGCCATTCATTCTTTTTCAAAAAGAATTCTCAGATCGTCTAA
- a CDS encoding LabA-like NYN domain-containing protein — MHPDFDISDEQIEKQRVFLRNELSRLFSKGRVTILIDHANLEFALKKLRFRFDYEKFLHDFQEVGNLKGVYCFISYIPNDYKRGGFISFLEYNGYRVIRKETKGHFNIDAPDALEVIEEPEVFTDAGSRLAAEPFRRIKGNVDVELTIYALEYCRHADHIVLVSGDGDFRMLIEQLQKNGKEVSVISTARTYPPVVADEVRRQADNFLDLDDLRILFEKE; from the coding sequence ATGCATCCTGATTTTGATATTTCTGATGAACAAATTGAAAAGCAGCGAGTTTTTTTAAGAAATGAGCTATCGCGTTTATTTAGTAAAGGGCGCGTTACTATTTTAATAGACCATGCTAATCTTGAGTTTGCTTTAAAAAAACTTCGATTTAGATTTGATTACGAGAAGTTTTTGCATGACTTTCAAGAGGTCGGTAATTTAAAAGGCGTATATTGTTTCATATCTTATATTCCTAATGACTATAAACGTGGCGGTTTTATTTCATTTTTAGAATATAATGGTTATCGCGTTATTCGTAAGGAAACTAAAGGACATTTTAATATTGATGCGCCTGATGCTCTGGAAGTTATTGAAGAGCCGGAGGTCTTTACTGATGCAGGTAGTCGCCTAGCAGCAGAACCTTTTAGACGTATAAAAGGTAATGTTGATGTGGAACTTACAATTTATGCTCTCGAATATTGCCGTCACGCTGATCACATTGTTTTAGTATCAGGTGATGGTGACTTCCGTATGCTTATTGAGCAGTTGCAGAAAAATGGTAAAGAAGTCAGTGTTATTTCTACAGCACGTACTTATCCACCTGTCGTAGCTGATGAAGTAAGACGCCAAGCCGATAATTTTCTTGACTTAGACGATCTGAGAATTCTTTTTGAAAAAGAATGA
- the rplU gene encoding 50S ribosomal protein L21 produces the protein MFAVIRTGGKQYRVAKDAVLKVEKLDAEAGSTVTFSDVLMVGSEGNLQVGAPTVAGATVTAEVIAQDRLAKVIIFKKRRRQNSRRKNGHRQHVTVLRVTAINAA, from the coding sequence ATGTTTGCAGTCATCCGCACAGGCGGGAAACAATATCGCGTTGCTAAAGACGCTGTTCTCAAAGTCGAAAAACTCGACGCTGAAGCTGGCAGCACAGTTACATTTTCTGACGTTCTTATGGTTGGTTCAGAGGGTAATCTTCAAGTTGGTGCCCCAACAGTTGCAGGCGCAACTGTTACAGCCGAAGTGATTGCTCAAGATCGTTTAGCGAAAGTAATCATTTTCAAAAAGCGTCGTCGTCAAAATAGTCGTCGTAAAAATGGTCATCGTCAACACGTGACCGTGCTACGCGTCACGGCAATTAACGCCGCCTAA
- the rpmA gene encoding 50S ribosomal protein L27 codes for MAQKKAGGSSRNGRDSAGRRLGVKKFGGEHVIAGNIIVRQRGTKVHAGENVGIGRDHTLFALTEGRVKFQRRAQGKVHVSVALAEAAE; via the coding sequence ATGGCACAAAAAAAGGCAGGCGGTTCTAGTCGTAACGGACGTGATAGCGCCGGACGTCGTTTAGGCGTGAAAAAATTTGGTGGCGAACACGTTATTGCTGGCAATATCATTGTTCGCCAACGTGGCACGAAAGTGCATGCGGGTGAAAATGTCGGTATTGGTCGTGACCATACACTTTTTGCTTTAACTGAAGGCCGCGTTAAATTCCAACGCCGCGCTCAGGGTAAAGTACATGTTTCTGTAGCTTTGGCAGAAGCTGCTGAATAA
- the obgE gene encoding GTPase ObgE, with protein MKFLDQAKIYIRSGDGGDGVIAFRREKYIEFGGPDGGDGGRGGHIYFRAVPSLNTLIDFRYTQHFRARKGGNGAGSNRTGAAAEDIIINVPIGTQILDEDRETQIADLDEEGKIILLCRGGDGGHGNSHYKSSTNRAPRRADKGYTGEERWVWLRLKLIADVGLVGLPNAGKSTFLSVVSRARPKIADYPFTTLHPQLGVVRLNNVEEFVIADIPGLIEGASEGQGLGDRFLGHVERCAVLLHLVDGTQEDPAANWELIRRELQAYDPNLAAKKEILVLNKCDALTEEEIEIKRKNLSELSGQEVHLLSSVSRDGLDELLRLLQNEVNEGKKS; from the coding sequence ATGAAATTTCTTGATCAGGCCAAAATTTATATTCGCTCTGGCGACGGAGGGGATGGCGTCATCGCCTTTAGACGTGAAAAATACATTGAATTTGGCGGCCCCGATGGCGGTGATGGCGGTAGAGGCGGTCACATCTATTTTCGCGCTGTTCCAAGCCTGAATACCCTCATAGATTTTCGCTATACTCAGCATTTTCGCGCTCGTAAGGGAGGCAATGGTGCAGGTTCAAACCGAACGGGCGCTGCTGCAGAAGATATTATTATTAATGTCCCTATAGGCACACAGATTCTCGATGAAGATAGAGAAACGCAAATAGCTGACCTTGATGAAGAAGGTAAAATAATTCTTCTTTGTCGTGGTGGTGACGGAGGGCATGGCAATAGCCATTACAAAAGCAGCACAAATAGAGCTCCTCGCCGCGCTGATAAAGGCTATACAGGAGAAGAACGCTGGGTCTGGCTACGTCTAAAGCTCATTGCCGATGTTGGGCTTGTTGGCCTCCCTAATGCAGGAAAATCCACTTTTCTTTCTGTCGTATCCCGGGCTCGCCCCAAAATTGCAGATTACCCCTTCACAACCCTTCACCCACAATTAGGTGTTGTCCGTCTCAATAATGTTGAAGAGTTTGTTATTGCAGATATCCCTGGCCTTATTGAAGGTGCCAGCGAAGGACAAGGATTAGGAGACCGTTTTTTAGGTCACGTTGAAAGATGCGCCGTTTTATTACATCTCGTTGATGGAACGCAGGAAGACCCTGCTGCAAACTGGGAACTCATACGCCGTGAATTACAAGCTTATGACCCTAATCTTGCAGCTAAAAAAGAAATCTTAGTTCTTAATAAATGCGACGCCCTCACCGAAGAAGAAATCGAAATTAAACGGAAAAATCTATCTGAACTATCAGGCCAAGAAGTTCACCTTCTTTCTTCTGTTAGTCGTGATGGATTAGATGAGCTGCTTCGCCTTTTGCAAAATGAGGTGAATGAAGGCAAAAAGTCCTAA
- a CDS encoding LutC/YkgG family protein, which yields MTTIHQNARDVILAKLREKKIPQPEQFPLPDVVTLGDLDASPKRFEDNLLRMGGSLWPREEGESLEEAVRRKFPDVKICSATDEFKASFKITDLRSLKEANLVDVMVVRSPFGIAEMGAIFLSEKELSDHLADVHLAQHLIVLLSKSDLTANMHTAYQEREEFKSAAYGVLMSGPSATADIQGVLIRGAQGVRSLTVIWTD from the coding sequence ATGACGACAATTCATCAAAATGCCCGTGATGTTATTTTAGCCAAGTTACGGGAGAAAAAAATACCCCAGCCAGAGCAATTTCCTTTACCTGATGTGGTTACTCTTGGTGATCTCGATGCATCGCCAAAACGTTTTGAAGATAATCTTTTGCGCATGGGTGGAAGTTTATGGCCGCGTGAAGAGGGGGAGAGCTTAGAAGAGGCAGTTCGTCGTAAATTTCCAGACGTCAAAATATGCTCAGCAACAGATGAGTTTAAGGCGTCTTTTAAAATTACGGATCTTCGTAGCTTAAAAGAAGCCAATCTTGTTGATGTAATGGTTGTGCGTTCACCTTTTGGTATTGCTGAAATGGGCGCTATTTTCTTAAGTGAAAAGGAGCTTAGCGATCATTTGGCAGATGTGCATTTAGCACAACATCTCATTGTTTTATTGTCCAAAAGTGACTTAACAGCCAATATGCATACAGCTTACCAGGAGCGGGAAGAGTTTAAAAGCGCTGCTTATGGTGTTTTGATGAGCGGCCCTTCTGCGACAGCAGATATTCAAGGTGTTTTGATTAGAGGGGCCCAGGGGGTAAGAAGTCTAACGGTTATTTGGACTGACTAA